A genomic region of Burkholderia humptydooensis contains the following coding sequences:
- a CDS encoding LysR substrate-binding domain-containing protein — translation MRAVRAFEAFARVGSVTAAAAELDITPSAVSHQLQLLETFVQTPLTLRDGRTLRLTDEGRDYYRSISAAFSVLRSATGSVRDRSSLRQITISLIPLFGTGWFVPRLHAFLAENQDVDVTVLYAHHRNYLSDASDLSIRFGVGDWRGYRCERLVSGAVVPVCSPAFARRQGPFRRPADLAAAPLVHDEDRNTWVNWFQRAGVKHVTRTVGPLFEDGQLTLAAARAGLGAALLRVPLIERELANGELVTLFDHTLDDGRDYYLCTRANADLPDGAQRLADWLRQSMGKREAG, via the coding sequence TTGCGCGCCGTGCGCGCGTTCGAGGCGTTCGCGCGGGTCGGCTCGGTCACGGCCGCGGCGGCCGAGCTCGACATCACGCCGTCCGCGGTCAGCCACCAGTTGCAGTTGCTGGAGACTTTCGTGCAGACGCCGCTCACGCTGCGCGACGGCCGCACGCTCAGGCTCACCGACGAAGGGCGCGACTACTACCGGTCGATCAGCGCCGCGTTCTCGGTGCTGCGCAGCGCGACCGGCTCCGTTCGCGACCGCTCGTCGCTGCGGCAGATCACGATCAGCCTGATTCCGCTGTTCGGGACCGGCTGGTTCGTCCCGCGCCTGCACGCGTTCCTCGCGGAGAACCAGGACGTCGACGTGACGGTGCTGTACGCGCACCACCGCAACTACCTGAGTGACGCGTCGGACCTGTCGATCCGCTTCGGCGTCGGCGACTGGCGCGGCTATCGGTGCGAGCGGCTGGTGTCGGGCGCGGTCGTGCCCGTATGCAGCCCCGCGTTCGCGCGCCGCCAAGGGCCGTTCAGGCGGCCCGCCGACCTCGCCGCCGCGCCGCTCGTGCACGACGAGGATCGCAATACGTGGGTCAACTGGTTCCAGCGCGCGGGCGTGAAACACGTCACGCGCACGGTCGGCCCCCTGTTCGAGGATGGTCAGTTGACGCTCGCCGCAGCGCGCGCGGGGCTCGGCGCGGCGCTTTTGCGCGTGCCGCTGATCGAGCGGGAACTGGCGAACGGCGAACTCGTCACGCTGTTCGACCACACGCTCGACGACGGCCGCGACTACTATCTGTGCACGCGCGCGAATGCGGACCTGCCGGACGGCGCGCAGCGGCTCGCCGACTGGTTGAGGCAATCGATGGGAAAGCGCGAAGCGGGTTGA
- a CDS encoding ATP-dependent DNA helicase, with protein MSYVVAVRAMCEFTAREGDLDLRFTPAPSALEGIAGHATVAARRGAGYEKEIALSGEHRGLTVRGRADGYDPALNRVEEIKTHRGDLARMPANQRALHWAQARVYGHLLCESRGLAELSVALVYFDVGTLRETVLTETHTAATLNACFAEQCERFVDWAAREDAHRVARDAALRALAFPHARFRSGQRELAVAAYRAARDGRALLAQAPTGIGKTLGALFPLLKACGEAHLDRLFFLTAKTPGRALALDAADTLRAAADGALPLRVLELVARDKACEHPDAACHGESCPLARGFYDRLAAARAAALEHGRLDRATVRAAALAHDICPYYLAQELARWCDVVVGDYNYYYDGSALLHALAQQNQWRVGVLVDEAHNLLDRARGMYSAALDQRELAGVRKLAPAPLAKALERLNREWNALNREQAGAYVVHPDVPPRVLSAAQNLIGRFSELAAQVPLALDDAVLRFCFDAIHFVALAEQFGTHSIFDATRVRAPAPRRGGNASILCVRNVIPADFLAPRHEAARATVMFSGTLSPFDFYRDTLGLPDDTGTLDVDGPFRAEQLTVKVASHVSTRWRDRERSLEPIVALIAAQYAARPGNYLGFLSSFEYLQQVVARLRERHPALPVWEQAPGMDEAARDAFLARFEPNGQGIGFAVLGGAFSEGVDLAGDRLIGAFVATLGLPQVNDVNEEMRRAMDARFGRGYDYVYLFPGLRKVVQAAGRVIRTEHDEGVLHLIDDRFRRGEVRLLLPRWWRLS; from the coding sequence GTGAGCTACGTCGTCGCGGTGCGCGCGATGTGCGAATTCACCGCGCGCGAGGGCGATCTCGATCTGCGCTTCACACCCGCGCCGAGCGCGCTCGAAGGCATCGCCGGGCATGCGACGGTCGCGGCGCGCCGCGGCGCCGGCTACGAGAAGGAGATCGCGCTGTCGGGCGAGCATCGCGGCCTCACGGTGCGCGGCCGCGCGGACGGCTACGATCCGGCGCTGAACCGCGTCGAGGAAATCAAGACGCATCGCGGCGATCTCGCGAGGATGCCCGCGAACCAGCGCGCGCTGCATTGGGCGCAGGCGCGCGTGTACGGGCATCTGCTGTGCGAATCGCGAGGGCTCGCGGAGCTGAGCGTCGCGCTCGTCTATTTCGATGTCGGGACGCTGCGCGAGACGGTGCTGACCGAAACGCACACGGCCGCGACGCTGAACGCGTGCTTCGCCGAGCAATGCGAGCGTTTCGTCGACTGGGCGGCGCGCGAGGACGCGCATCGCGTCGCGCGCGATGCGGCGCTGCGCGCGCTCGCGTTTCCGCACGCGCGCTTTCGCAGCGGCCAGCGCGAGCTCGCGGTCGCCGCCTATCGCGCCGCGCGCGACGGCCGCGCGCTGCTCGCGCAGGCGCCGACGGGCATCGGCAAGACGCTCGGCGCGCTGTTTCCGCTGCTGAAGGCGTGCGGGGAAGCGCATCTGGACCGGCTCTTCTTCCTGACCGCGAAGACGCCCGGCCGCGCGCTCGCGCTCGACGCGGCCGACACGCTGCGCGCGGCCGCGGACGGCGCGCTGCCGCTGCGCGTGCTGGAGCTCGTCGCGCGCGACAAGGCGTGCGAGCATCCGGACGCCGCGTGCCACGGCGAATCGTGCCCGCTCGCGCGCGGCTTCTACGATCGGCTCGCGGCCGCGCGCGCCGCCGCGCTCGAACACGGCCGGCTCGATCGCGCGACGGTGCGCGCGGCCGCGCTCGCGCACGACATCTGCCCGTACTATCTCGCGCAGGAGCTCGCGCGCTGGTGCGACGTCGTCGTCGGCGACTACAACTATTACTACGACGGCAGCGCGTTGCTGCATGCGCTCGCGCAGCAGAACCAGTGGCGCGTCGGCGTGCTCGTCGACGAGGCGCACAACCTGCTCGACCGCGCACGCGGGATGTACAGCGCGGCGCTCGACCAGCGCGAGCTCGCCGGCGTGCGCAAGCTCGCGCCCGCGCCGCTCGCGAAGGCGCTCGAGCGCCTGAACCGCGAATGGAATGCGCTCAATCGCGAGCAGGCGGGGGCGTACGTCGTGCATCCGGACGTGCCGCCGCGCGTGCTGTCGGCCGCGCAGAACCTGATCGGGCGCTTCTCGGAGCTCGCGGCGCAAGTGCCGCTCGCGCTCGACGATGCGGTGCTGCGCTTCTGTTTCGACGCGATTCATTTCGTCGCGCTCGCCGAGCAGTTCGGCACGCATTCGATCTTCGATGCGACGCGCGTGCGCGCGCCGGCGCCGCGCCGCGGCGGCAACGCGTCGATCCTCTGCGTGCGCAACGTGATTCCCGCCGACTTCCTCGCGCCGCGCCACGAAGCCGCGCGCGCGACCGTGATGTTCTCGGGCACGCTGAGCCCGTTCGATTTCTACCGCGACACGCTTGGGTTGCCGGACGACACCGGCACGCTCGACGTCGACGGGCCGTTTCGCGCCGAGCAACTGACGGTGAAGGTCGCGTCGCACGTGTCGACGCGCTGGCGCGACCGCGAGCGCTCGCTCGAGCCGATCGTCGCGCTGATCGCCGCGCAGTACGCGGCGCGGCCGGGCAACTATCTCGGATTCCTGAGCAGCTTCGAGTATCTGCAGCAGGTCGTCGCGCGGCTGCGCGAGCGCCATCCGGCGCTGCCCGTCTGGGAGCAGGCGCCCGGCATGGACGAGGCCGCGCGCGACGCGTTTCTCGCGCGCTTCGAGCCGAACGGGCAGGGCATCGGCTTCGCGGTGCTGGGCGGCGCGTTCTCGGAGGGCGTCGATCTTGCCGGCGACAGGCTGATCGGCGCGTTCGTCGCGACGCTCGGGCTGCCGCAGGTCAACGACGTCAACGAGGAGATGCGGCGCGCGATGGATGCGCGCTTCGGCCGCGGCTACGACTACGTCTACCTGTTTCCGGGCTTGCGCAAGGTCGTGCAGGCGGCGGGGCGGGTGATTCGCACCGAGCACGACGAGGGCGTGCTGCATCTGATCGACGACCGCTTCCGGCGCGGCGAAGTGCGGCTGCTGCTGCCGCGCTGGTGGCGGCTGAGCTGA
- a CDS encoding VRR-NUC domain-containing protein, with translation MPPDPSSPPAFYYLSNFERALAWLVERYDDVLDADEHAFVAAFGTLPRASRALLVRMLMRKGPMFRASKLVYDEIGCPHAAAAPLVALGWIDPEPALSLDALFALATKPELRDAFPDAPMSGAIRKADWLDALRARYDGERPWARWLPSIDDRVLRVTVDALCNRLRLMFFGNLHQDWSEFVLADLGLLQYETVAFAPSSRAFQRRGDVDAYLQLHACREQLEAWPVDAPLAPLVDAAAAVDCGNAWLAMRRAKLAFAIGQACERRADWGGALAAYASSAWPGSRQRRVRVLERCERFGAALALADEAARTPENEAEAQQIARMLPRLRRRVGLPAVRAARAQEIPRDGIELAHPGVPYPVEYVARDHLSRADAPVFYVENALINSLFGLLCWEPVFAAVPGAFFHPFQRGPADLHAPDFRARRAAQFDACLAQLDGARYRDTIRRHYRQKMGVQSPFVFWGVLDGTLLEHALACLPAEHLRLWFERLLDDVRGNRSGLPDLVRFWPAERRYELIEVKGPGDRLQDNQIRWLDYCVRHRMPVRVIDVRWSGDAQASSQDEEALA, from the coding sequence GTGCCGCCTGATCCGTCGTCTCCTCCCGCGTTCTATTACCTGTCGAACTTCGAGCGTGCGCTCGCGTGGCTCGTCGAGCGCTACGACGACGTGCTCGACGCCGACGAGCACGCGTTCGTCGCCGCGTTCGGCACGCTGCCGCGCGCGTCGCGCGCGCTGCTCGTGCGGATGCTGATGCGCAAGGGGCCGATGTTTCGTGCGAGCAAGCTCGTCTATGACGAGATCGGTTGTCCGCACGCGGCTGCGGCGCCGCTCGTCGCGCTCGGCTGGATCGATCCGGAGCCGGCGCTTTCGCTCGACGCGCTGTTCGCGCTCGCGACGAAGCCCGAGCTGCGCGACGCGTTTCCCGATGCGCCCATGAGCGGCGCGATCCGCAAGGCCGACTGGCTCGACGCGCTGCGCGCGCGCTACGACGGCGAGCGCCCGTGGGCGCGATGGCTGCCGTCGATCGACGATCGCGTGCTGCGCGTGACGGTCGATGCGCTCTGCAACCGGCTGCGGCTGATGTTCTTCGGCAATCTGCATCAGGACTGGTCGGAGTTCGTGCTTGCCGACCTTGGGCTGCTGCAGTACGAGACGGTTGCGTTCGCGCCGTCGTCGCGCGCGTTCCAGCGGCGCGGCGACGTCGACGCGTATCTGCAACTGCACGCATGCCGCGAGCAGCTCGAAGCCTGGCCCGTTGACGCGCCGCTTGCGCCGCTCGTCGACGCGGCGGCCGCGGTCGACTGCGGGAACGCGTGGCTCGCGATGCGCCGCGCGAAGCTGGCGTTTGCGATCGGCCAGGCGTGCGAGCGCCGCGCGGACTGGGGCGGCGCGCTCGCCGCGTATGCCTCGAGCGCGTGGCCCGGCAGCCGGCAGCGGCGCGTGCGCGTGCTCGAACGCTGCGAGCGCTTCGGCGCGGCGCTCGCGCTCGCCGACGAAGCGGCGCGCACGCCCGAAAACGAAGCGGAGGCGCAGCAGATCGCGCGGATGCTGCCGCGGCTGCGGCGGCGCGTCGGCTTGCCGGCCGTGCGCGCCGCGCGTGCGCAGGAGATTCCGCGCGACGGTATCGAGCTCGCGCATCCGGGCGTGCCGTATCCGGTCGAATACGTTGCGCGCGATCACCTGAGCCGCGCGGACGCGCCCGTCTTCTACGTCGAGAACGCGCTGATCAACTCGCTGTTCGGGCTGCTGTGCTGGGAGCCCGTGTTCGCCGCGGTGCCGGGCGCGTTCTTCCATCCGTTCCAGCGCGGGCCGGCCGACCTGCACGCGCCCGATTTCCGCGCGCGCCGCGCCGCGCAGTTCGACGCATGCCTCGCGCAGCTCGACGGCGCGCGATACCGCGACACGATCCGTCGGCACTACAGGCAGAAGATGGGCGTGCAGTCGCCGTTCGTGTTCTGGGGCGTGCTCGACGGCACGCTGCTCGAGCACGCGCTCGCGTGCCTGCCCGCCGAGCACCTGCGGCTGTGGTTCGAGCGGCTGCTCGACGACGTGCGCGGCAACCGCTCGGGGCTGCCCGACCTCGTGCGCTTCTGGCCCGCCGAGCGCCGCTACGAGCTGATCGAAGTGAAGGGCCCGGGCGACAGGCTGCAGGACAATCAGATTCGCTGGCTCGACTACTGCGTGCGGCACCGAATGCCGGTGCGCGTGATCGACGTGCGCTGGAGCGGCGACGCGCAAGCGTCGTCGCAGGACGAGGAGGCGCTCGCGTGA
- the rbsK gene encoding ribokinase, producing the protein METITVIGSNMVDLVTYVTRMPADGETLEAPNFELGCGGKGANQAVAASKLGARVAMVSKVGDDLFADDTLRNFERFGVDIEHVRRVPGVSSGVAPIFVSPDSRNRILIVKGANRHLQPADIDAAAAQIEASRLVVLQLEIDIETVYYAIDFAAARGIPVLLNPAPGVPDLDFARLAKLEFLVPNETELALVSGMPTDTPDAIERAAGSLVERGVKHVIVTLGEKGSLLVSRAGVVRVPPVAVDARDTTGAGDAYIGCFARHYAAALDVPAAMRLASAYAAHSVTGFGTQKSYADAATFERFLQAIGFGA; encoded by the coding sequence ATGGAGACGATCACCGTCATCGGCAGCAACATGGTCGATCTCGTGACCTACGTCACGCGGATGCCCGCCGACGGAGAAACGCTCGAAGCGCCGAACTTCGAGCTCGGCTGCGGCGGCAAGGGTGCGAACCAGGCGGTGGCCGCGTCGAAGCTGGGCGCGCGCGTCGCAATGGTGTCGAAGGTCGGCGACGACCTGTTCGCCGACGACACGCTGCGCAACTTCGAGCGCTTCGGCGTCGACATCGAGCACGTGCGCCGCGTGCCCGGCGTATCGAGCGGCGTCGCGCCGATCTTCGTGAGCCCCGATTCGCGCAACCGGATCCTGATCGTCAAGGGCGCGAACCGGCACCTGCAACCGGCCGACATCGACGCGGCCGCCGCGCAGATCGAGGCGAGCCGCCTCGTCGTGCTGCAACTCGAGATCGACATCGAGACGGTCTACTACGCAATCGATTTCGCCGCCGCGCGCGGCATCCCGGTGCTGCTGAATCCCGCGCCCGGCGTGCCGGATCTCGACTTCGCGCGGCTGGCGAAGCTCGAGTTCCTCGTGCCGAACGAGACTGAGCTCGCGCTCGTGTCGGGCATGCCAACCGATACGCCCGACGCGATCGAGCGCGCAGCGGGCTCGCTCGTCGAGCGCGGGGTGAAGCACGTGATCGTCACGCTCGGAGAAAAGGGTTCGCTCCTCGTGTCGCGCGCGGGCGTCGTGCGCGTGCCGCCCGTTGCCGTCGACGCGCGCGACACGACGGGCGCGGGCGACGCGTACATCGGCTGCTTCGCACGCCACTACGCGGCGGCGCTCGACGTGCCCGCCGCGATGCGGCTCGCGTCCGCGTACGCCGCCCATTCGGTGACGGGCTTCGGCACGCAGAAGTCGTACGCGGATGCGGCGACGTTCGAGCGCTTTCTGCAGGCGATCGGCTTCGGCGCGTGA